A single window of Zea mays cultivar B73 chromosome 10, Zm-B73-REFERENCE-NAM-5.0, whole genome shotgun sequence DNA harbors:
- the LOC103642087 gene encoding helicase-like transcription factor CHR28 isoform X1, with protein MSDKADPAHMLPSNMDIIDLSSDGEQEIIDLSSDSEDNNTLFRSYREDYVDYDDPGSPFHLPFFPHNTAPDWNIMEELDDWRVLAKKEYDDWLSSKASSSYSPVDDILTTEMNSKQLPQSFTYGGFIPQSCAPGHSSLGDNRTKEEPSMTFSGFQGCTASGNGMPSSTVPIDDIFVYGGPRPHRIFPPPMPSSVNDIKVEYDVEQRLFSSDERAVYEEALKHITQETKEEDLPKGVMSVLLLKHQKIALAWMLSKENCSHCPGGILADDQGLGKTISTIALIQKEMVKQSRFMTAGSYSTKFVPNSDYDNDSDVVIDMDKKEPKDEPLNELDGSARLHVASSLKLCDSKPNTATDKAEPKKKARVRYSASNLRSKTRPAAGTLVVCPASVLRQWANELSVKVMEDNKLSVLVYHGSSRTRDPNELATYDVVVTTYMTVANEVPKENSNDERKKCEMDGICPEISIGSKRKKQSKPKKKNKPSNSEGGPLARVRWFRVVLDEAQTIKNYRTQVSRACCGLRAQRRWCLSGTPIQNKIDDLYSYFCFLKYEPYSKFSNFKYMIKHQITRDSVRGYKKLQAILRIILLRRTKETLIDGEPILKLPPKTIQLNKIDFTQKERAFYLTLEEGSRQKFKAYDAAGTIRENYANILVLLLRLRQACDHPLLLNGHESDLVDSSSIERAKQLPKETVTNLIEKLERGPAICSICNDPPEDAVVTTCGHVFCYQCVHERLTSDGHVCPYALCGNKLSFRSVFTPAVLKLCTSPKPEFGEETSCSTAADKPSSICESSYISSKIRSAVEILNSIIKTPALTAGDTTESIPSMAPPVKAIVFSQWTGMLDLLELSLNRNGIQFRRLDGAMSLDLREKEVNGFKTDPEVRVMLMSLKAGNLGLNMVAACHVIMLDPWWNPYAEDQAVDRAHRIGQTRPVTVSRFTVKDTVEDRILALQEKKREMVESAFGEDGSRGTATKLTVEDLRYLFMV; from the exons ATGTCCGACAAGGCAGATCCAGCACACATGCTTCCAAGCAATATGGACATTATTGACTTAAGTTCAGATGGCGAGCAAGAGATCATTGACCTGTCTTCTGACAGTGAAGACAACAACACTCTTTTTCGCTCTTACAGAGAAGATTACGTGGACTATGATGATCCTGGTAGTCCTTTTCACCTGCCTTTTTTCCCTCACAACACAGCACCAGACTGGAATATCATGGAAGAATTAGATGATTGGCGTGTGCTCGCAAAGAAAGAATACGATGACTGGCTTAGTTCAAAGGCTTCATCCTCTTATAGCCCTGTTGATGATATATTAACCACTGAGATGAACAGTAAG CAGCTGCCACAATCTTTCACCTACGGAGGCTTCATTCCTCAATCATGTGCACCCGGCCATTCAAGTTTAGGTGACAACAGGACCAAGGAAGAGCCCTCTATGACATTTAGTGGTTTTCAAGGATGCACTGCCAGTGGAAACGGAATGCCTTCATCTACAGTGCCAATAG ATGATATCTTTGTATATGGAGGTCCACGTCCACATCGGATCTTCCCTccgccaatgccatcttctgttaATGATATAAAAGTTGAATATGACGTAGAACAAAGGCTTTTCAGTTCTGATGAGAGAGCTGTATATGAAGAAGCCCTGAAG CATATCACTCAGGAAACGAAGGAGGAAGATCTGCCCAAAGGTGTTATGTCAGTTTTACTGCTTAAGCATCAG AAAATAGCATTGGCGTGGATGCTTTCGAAAGAGAATTGTTCACATTGTCCAGGTGGAATTTTGGCAGATGATCAG GGTCTTGGGAAGACAATTTCAACGATTGCCCTTATACAGAAGGAGATGGTTAAGCAGTCTAGGTTCATGACTGCTGGTTCATACAGTACAAAGTTTGTCCCAAACAGTGATTATGACAATGACAGTGATGTTGTGATTGACATGGACAAGAAAGAACCGAAAGATGAACCCTTGAATGAGCTAGATGGTTCTGCACGATTGCATGTCGCCAGCAGTCTTAAGCTCTGTGATAGTAAGCCAAACACTGCTACTGATAAAGCTGAACCTAAGAAGAAGGCCAGAGTGAGGTACTCTGCATCAAACTTGAGGTCGAAGACTAGGCCAGCTGCAGGAACATTGGTCGTCTGCCCTGCTAGTGTTCTTAGGCAGTGGGCTAATGAGCTCTCTGTGAAGGTTATGGAAGACAATAAATTGTCAGTCTTGGTTTATCATGGAAGTTCAAGGACTAGAGATCCTAATGAGTTGGCAACATATGATGTTGTTGTCACCACGTATATGACTGTGGCAAACGAAGTACCTAAAGAAAATTCTAATGATGAGCGAAAGAAATGTGAAATGGACGGAATATGTCCAGAAATTTCCATCGGCAGCAAAAGGAAAAAGCAGAGCAagccaaagaagaaaaacaaacCTAGCAATTCAGAAGGTGGCCCACTTGCCAGGGTACGATGGTTCAGAGTTGTGCTTGATGAAGCTCAAACAATAAAAAATTACCGGACTCAAGTGTCTAGAGCTTGTTGTGGACTGAGGGCACAAAGGAGATGGTGCTTATCAGGAACACCTATACAAAACAAAATTGATGATCTGTATAGCTACTTCTGTTTCTTGAAGTATGAACCTTACTCAAAATTTAGTAATTTCAAATATATGATCAAGCACCAAATTACTAGAGATTCAGTTCGTGGCTATAAGAAACTTCAAGCTATCTTGAGGATAATTCTACTGCGGCGCACAAAAG AAACACTTATAGATGGGGAACCAATCTTAAAGCTGCCACCAAAGACAATTCAGCTGAATAAAATAGATTTCACCCAAAAAGAGCGAGCTTTCTATTTGACACTTGAAGAAGGCTCTCGGCAGAAGTTCAAG GCATACGATGCAGCTGGGACGATAAGGGAAAATTACGCAAACATTCTTGTGTTATTGTTGCGGCTTAGGCAGGCTTGTGACCACCCTCTTCTTTTGAACGGACATGAATCAGATCTAGTTGACAGCAGTTCCATAGAAAGGGCAAAGCAACTTCCTAAGGAAACAGTGACAAATTTGATTGAAAAGCTGGAAAGAGGCCCGGCAATTTGTTCCATATGcaat GATCCACCTGAGGATGCTGTTGTCACGACATGCGGTCATGTCTTCTGCTACCAGTGTGTGCATGAGAGGTTAACAAGCGACGGACATGTTTGCCCCTATGCACTCTGTGGAAACAAGCTAAGTTTTCGATCTGTTTTTACACCAGCAGTATTAAAACTCTGTACTTCGCCAAAGCCGGAGTTTGGTGAAGAAACTAGCTGTTCCACAGCAGCCGACAAACCATCCTCGATCTGTGAAAGCAGTTACATCTCCTCGAAGATCCGGTCAGCAGTGGAAATACTTAATTCAATCATCAAGACACCGGCCCTTACAGCGGGGGACACTACTGAATCGATTCCCAGCATGGCACCCCCTGTCAAGGCAATAGTCTTCTCCCAGTGGACTGGCATGCTGGACCTGCTAGAGCTTTCACTGAACAGAAATGGCATACAGTTTAGGAGGCTGGATGGTGCAATGTCCCTCGACTTGAGAGAAAAGGAAGTGAACGGGTTTAAAACTGATCCTGAG GTGAGAGTAATGCTTATGTCACTGAAGGCTGGCAATCTGGGTCTAAACATGGTAGCTGCTTGCCATGTGATCATGCTTGATCCGTGGTGGAATCCTTACGCTGAGGACCAGGCGGTTGACAGAGCACACAGGATCGGTCAGACACGTCCTGTTACTGTTTCACGGTTCACAGTTAAAGACACTGTGGAAGACCGCATTTTGGCTCTGCAG GAGAAGAAGAGAGAGATGGTGGAATCCGCGTTCGGCGAGGACGGTTCCAGAGGCACTGCTACCAAGCTGACGGTGGAAGATCTCAGATACCTCTTCATGGTGTGA
- the LOC103642087 gene encoding helicase-like transcription factor CHR28 isoform X2, with the protein MSDKADPAHMLPSNMDIIDLSSDGEQEIIDLSSDSEDNNTLFRSYREDYVDYDDPGSPFHLPFFPHNTAPDWNIMEELDDWRVLAKKEYDDWLSSKASSSYSPVDDILTTEMNSKLPQSFTYGGFIPQSCAPGHSSLGDNRTKEEPSMTFSGFQGCTASGNGMPSSTVPIDDIFVYGGPRPHRIFPPPMPSSVNDIKVEYDVEQRLFSSDERAVYEEALKHITQETKEEDLPKGVMSVLLLKHQKIALAWMLSKENCSHCPGGILADDQGLGKTISTIALIQKEMVKQSRFMTAGSYSTKFVPNSDYDNDSDVVIDMDKKEPKDEPLNELDGSARLHVASSLKLCDSKPNTATDKAEPKKKARVRYSASNLRSKTRPAAGTLVVCPASVLRQWANELSVKVMEDNKLSVLVYHGSSRTRDPNELATYDVVVTTYMTVANEVPKENSNDERKKCEMDGICPEISIGSKRKKQSKPKKKNKPSNSEGGPLARVRWFRVVLDEAQTIKNYRTQVSRACCGLRAQRRWCLSGTPIQNKIDDLYSYFCFLKYEPYSKFSNFKYMIKHQITRDSVRGYKKLQAILRIILLRRTKETLIDGEPILKLPPKTIQLNKIDFTQKERAFYLTLEEGSRQKFKAYDAAGTIRENYANILVLLLRLRQACDHPLLLNGHESDLVDSSSIERAKQLPKETVTNLIEKLERGPAICSICNDPPEDAVVTTCGHVFCYQCVHERLTSDGHVCPYALCGNKLSFRSVFTPAVLKLCTSPKPEFGEETSCSTAADKPSSICESSYISSKIRSAVEILNSIIKTPALTAGDTTESIPSMAPPVKAIVFSQWTGMLDLLELSLNRNGIQFRRLDGAMSLDLREKEVNGFKTDPEVRVMLMSLKAGNLGLNMVAACHVIMLDPWWNPYAEDQAVDRAHRIGQTRPVTVSRFTVKDTVEDRILALQEKKREMVESAFGEDGSRGTATKLTVEDLRYLFMV; encoded by the exons ATGTCCGACAAGGCAGATCCAGCACACATGCTTCCAAGCAATATGGACATTATTGACTTAAGTTCAGATGGCGAGCAAGAGATCATTGACCTGTCTTCTGACAGTGAAGACAACAACACTCTTTTTCGCTCTTACAGAGAAGATTACGTGGACTATGATGATCCTGGTAGTCCTTTTCACCTGCCTTTTTTCCCTCACAACACAGCACCAGACTGGAATATCATGGAAGAATTAGATGATTGGCGTGTGCTCGCAAAGAAAGAATACGATGACTGGCTTAGTTCAAAGGCTTCATCCTCTTATAGCCCTGTTGATGATATATTAACCACTGAGATGAACAGTAAG CTGCCACAATCTTTCACCTACGGAGGCTTCATTCCTCAATCATGTGCACCCGGCCATTCAAGTTTAGGTGACAACAGGACCAAGGAAGAGCCCTCTATGACATTTAGTGGTTTTCAAGGATGCACTGCCAGTGGAAACGGAATGCCTTCATCTACAGTGCCAATAG ATGATATCTTTGTATATGGAGGTCCACGTCCACATCGGATCTTCCCTccgccaatgccatcttctgttaATGATATAAAAGTTGAATATGACGTAGAACAAAGGCTTTTCAGTTCTGATGAGAGAGCTGTATATGAAGAAGCCCTGAAG CATATCACTCAGGAAACGAAGGAGGAAGATCTGCCCAAAGGTGTTATGTCAGTTTTACTGCTTAAGCATCAG AAAATAGCATTGGCGTGGATGCTTTCGAAAGAGAATTGTTCACATTGTCCAGGTGGAATTTTGGCAGATGATCAG GGTCTTGGGAAGACAATTTCAACGATTGCCCTTATACAGAAGGAGATGGTTAAGCAGTCTAGGTTCATGACTGCTGGTTCATACAGTACAAAGTTTGTCCCAAACAGTGATTATGACAATGACAGTGATGTTGTGATTGACATGGACAAGAAAGAACCGAAAGATGAACCCTTGAATGAGCTAGATGGTTCTGCACGATTGCATGTCGCCAGCAGTCTTAAGCTCTGTGATAGTAAGCCAAACACTGCTACTGATAAAGCTGAACCTAAGAAGAAGGCCAGAGTGAGGTACTCTGCATCAAACTTGAGGTCGAAGACTAGGCCAGCTGCAGGAACATTGGTCGTCTGCCCTGCTAGTGTTCTTAGGCAGTGGGCTAATGAGCTCTCTGTGAAGGTTATGGAAGACAATAAATTGTCAGTCTTGGTTTATCATGGAAGTTCAAGGACTAGAGATCCTAATGAGTTGGCAACATATGATGTTGTTGTCACCACGTATATGACTGTGGCAAACGAAGTACCTAAAGAAAATTCTAATGATGAGCGAAAGAAATGTGAAATGGACGGAATATGTCCAGAAATTTCCATCGGCAGCAAAAGGAAAAAGCAGAGCAagccaaagaagaaaaacaaacCTAGCAATTCAGAAGGTGGCCCACTTGCCAGGGTACGATGGTTCAGAGTTGTGCTTGATGAAGCTCAAACAATAAAAAATTACCGGACTCAAGTGTCTAGAGCTTGTTGTGGACTGAGGGCACAAAGGAGATGGTGCTTATCAGGAACACCTATACAAAACAAAATTGATGATCTGTATAGCTACTTCTGTTTCTTGAAGTATGAACCTTACTCAAAATTTAGTAATTTCAAATATATGATCAAGCACCAAATTACTAGAGATTCAGTTCGTGGCTATAAGAAACTTCAAGCTATCTTGAGGATAATTCTACTGCGGCGCACAAAAG AAACACTTATAGATGGGGAACCAATCTTAAAGCTGCCACCAAAGACAATTCAGCTGAATAAAATAGATTTCACCCAAAAAGAGCGAGCTTTCTATTTGACACTTGAAGAAGGCTCTCGGCAGAAGTTCAAG GCATACGATGCAGCTGGGACGATAAGGGAAAATTACGCAAACATTCTTGTGTTATTGTTGCGGCTTAGGCAGGCTTGTGACCACCCTCTTCTTTTGAACGGACATGAATCAGATCTAGTTGACAGCAGTTCCATAGAAAGGGCAAAGCAACTTCCTAAGGAAACAGTGACAAATTTGATTGAAAAGCTGGAAAGAGGCCCGGCAATTTGTTCCATATGcaat GATCCACCTGAGGATGCTGTTGTCACGACATGCGGTCATGTCTTCTGCTACCAGTGTGTGCATGAGAGGTTAACAAGCGACGGACATGTTTGCCCCTATGCACTCTGTGGAAACAAGCTAAGTTTTCGATCTGTTTTTACACCAGCAGTATTAAAACTCTGTACTTCGCCAAAGCCGGAGTTTGGTGAAGAAACTAGCTGTTCCACAGCAGCCGACAAACCATCCTCGATCTGTGAAAGCAGTTACATCTCCTCGAAGATCCGGTCAGCAGTGGAAATACTTAATTCAATCATCAAGACACCGGCCCTTACAGCGGGGGACACTACTGAATCGATTCCCAGCATGGCACCCCCTGTCAAGGCAATAGTCTTCTCCCAGTGGACTGGCATGCTGGACCTGCTAGAGCTTTCACTGAACAGAAATGGCATACAGTTTAGGAGGCTGGATGGTGCAATGTCCCTCGACTTGAGAGAAAAGGAAGTGAACGGGTTTAAAACTGATCCTGAG GTGAGAGTAATGCTTATGTCACTGAAGGCTGGCAATCTGGGTCTAAACATGGTAGCTGCTTGCCATGTGATCATGCTTGATCCGTGGTGGAATCCTTACGCTGAGGACCAGGCGGTTGACAGAGCACACAGGATCGGTCAGACACGTCCTGTTACTGTTTCACGGTTCACAGTTAAAGACACTGTGGAAGACCGCATTTTGGCTCTGCAG GAGAAGAAGAGAGAGATGGTGGAATCCGCGTTCGGCGAGGACGGTTCCAGAGGCACTGCTACCAAGCTGACGGTGGAAGATCTCAGATACCTCTTCATGGTGTGA
- the LOC100278392 gene encoding uncharacterized protein LOC100278392 has product MVFRVVERAGGGARERSSEEEEEEQQAASDVLLRGQGHQDLPVPRGGAPGRGPRPRLRPGPPHVGSRKDPAATGLPLARLPAAAPGRRPPARPGCRHHAAQPAHAAGRRRVPRCHRHPVAVRRRRRAAHGRAVLWTTWPVRRGPRPSCSCVRGAVFFFFFFTFARSPLPSGISASVLFIITVSFFICFASF; this is encoded by the coding sequence ATGGTCTTCAGAGTAGTAGAGAGAGCAGGAGGAGGAGCACGAGAGAGGAGcagcgaagaagaagaagaagagcagcAGGCAGCTTCCGATGTGCTGCTACGTGGGCAAGGCCACCAAGATCTTCCTGTGCCTCGTGGCGGCGCTCCTGGTCGCGGGCCTCGTCCTCGGCTTCGGCCTGGCCCGCCACACGTGGGGAGCCGAAAGGACCCGGCAGCAACCGGACTGCCGCTGGCCCGACTGCCAGCAGCAGCACCAGGGCGGCGACCCCCCGCTCGTCCCGGATGCCGTCACCACGCAGCCCAACCCGCTCACGCAGCCGGCCGTCGCCGCGTTCCCCGGTGCCACCGCCACCCCGTCGCcgtccgccgccgtcgccgcgccGCCCACGGGCGTGCCGTACTTTGGACCACCTGGCCCGTTCGTCGTGGGCCTCGGCCCAGCTGCTCATGCGTGAGGGGGGctgtctttttcttttttttctttactTTTGCTCGTAGTCCTCTCCCTTCTGGAATCAGTGCTTCAGtattgtttattattactgtatcATTTTTTATATGTTTCGCTAGTTTTTGA
- the LOC100216603 gene encoding Thioredoxin-like protein CXXS1: protein MEIQHHRGLGNSKVVKVQSEEAWDLFTDQASNEGRPVVAHFGASWCVTSLSMNYKFEELAQTHPEVLFLYVDVDDVQSVSSRYGVKAMPTFFLIKSKEVVGKIVGANPDEVKKLVDASAEPLETQIVVE, encoded by the exons ATGGAGATCCAGCACCACCGGGGGCTGGGCAACTCCAAGGTTGTGAAGGTGCAGAGCGAGGAGGCGTGGGATCTGTTCACTGATCAAGCGAGCAACGAGGGCCGGCCC GTTGTTGCCCATTTCGGGGCGTCATGGTGCGTGACGTCCCTGTCCATGAACTACAAGTTTGAGGAGCTAGCGCAGACCCACCCCGAGGTCTTGTTCCTCTACGTGGACGTCGACGATGTCCAG AGTGTTTCATCCAGGTACGGAGTGAAGGCCATGCCGACGTTCTTCCTCATCAAGAGCAAGGAGGTGGTGGGGAAGATCGTCGGGGCGAACCCAGACGAGGTGAAGAAGCTGGTGGATGCTTCCGCCGAACCCTTGGAGACTCAGATAGTCGTGGAGTAG